In Chitinophaga oryzae, the sequence CGATTACAAACAGAGCCAGGTGGGTACGCCTGATTACAGCGATCTGCTGCTGGACCAATACGTGTCGGCCATTGAGGTAGTGAATCCTATGCACAGCCTCTGGAGCGACGGGCGCTGGAACAAGCTGACCATGGCCCATGGCTGCTACTGGGGCAAATGCACTTTCTGTGATATTTCCCTCGACTATATACGCGTGTATGAGCCGATCGCCGCTTCCATGCTGTGCGACCGGATGGAGACTATCATTGCGCAGACAGGCCAGAACGGTTTCCACTTTGTGGATGAAGCCGCACCGCCTGCGCTGATGCGGGCATTGGCGCTGGAGATCATCCGGCGCAAGCTGACCGTTACCTGGTGGACCAACATCCGCTTCGAAAAAAGTTTCACGCGCGACCTCTGCCTGCTGCTCAAAGCGTCCGGCTGCATCGCCGTGTCCGGCGGGCTGGAAGTGGCGTCTGACCGTTTGCTGGGCCTTATCCAGAAAGGGATCACCGTGGCGCAGGTGGCGCGGGTGAACCGTCACTTTACCGAAGCGGGCATCATGGTGCATGCTTACCTGATGTATGGTTTCCCCACGCAGACCGCGCAGGAGACCATCGATTCGCTGGAAATGGTGCGGCAGATGTTCGCCGCAGGGATTTTGCAATCCGCCTTCTGGCATCAGTTCACCATGACGGCCCATAGCCCCGTAGGGCTGGAGCCTGCCAGGTACAACGTGCAGAAAGAGAGCGAGGTGGTCGGTACTTTTGCCAACAACGATATTATGCATATCGACCCCACCGGGGCAGACCATGAGAGTTTCAGCTACGGCCTGAAGAAGTCGCTGCTCAATTTCATGCATGGCGCCTGCCTGGATTACCCGTTGCAGAAATGGTTCGATTTCAAAGTACCGAAAACCAGCGTGGCGCCGGATTTCATCACCAAAGCGCTGACAGAGGAGGAGGCAGGGAGCATTAAACCTACCAGTAAAGTGGTATACCTGGGCAAACAGCCATCTATGGAGGTGATCACCAAATCCAAGAAAGGCAGCACCTGGGAAGTAGCGTCTTTCACTTTTCAGAATAAAAAAGAAAAGATGAACATCAGCGTGCCGCCATCGCAGGGCGAATGGCTGGCAGGCATGCTGGCGCAGGTAGCGGTGGCTAACCCGAAGACCTATACGTTGCAGGAGATCAAAGACAGCTATGAAGCAGCCGGCCTGGAGGATTTTGAGCTTTTCTGGGATAACAAGCCGGTGAATACGTTGTACAGGTCGGGGTTGTTGAAGTTGTAGGGAGCTTTTTACATATAAAGAAGTGGTATGAAAAAAATAGGTTTTTTATCATTCGGGCACTGGTCCAATAACGCTGCCTATGCCACCCGTACAGCGGGGGATACGCTACTTCAGTCTATCGACCTGGCGGTTGCCGCCGAAGAGATCGGGTTGGACGGCGCTTATTTCCGGGTACATCATTTCGCGGCGCAGCTGGCGTCTCCGTTTCCGCTGCTGGCGGCTATCGGCGCCAGGACGAGCCGCATCGAGATCGGGACCGGTGTGATCGATATGCGTTATGAAAATCCGTTGTATATGGTAGAAGATGCCGGGGCTGCTGATTTGATTTCGGAAGGCCGGTTGCAGCTGGGGATCAGCAGAGGGTCGCCGGAGCAGGTGATTGATGGCTGGCGTTATTTTGGCTATGAGCTGGCTGAGGGAGAAACGGATGCCGATATGGGACGCCGCAAGGCCCTTCAGTTTTTGGATAAGTTAAAAGGTGTGGGGTTTGCCCAGCCTAATCCCTACCCGATGTTTCCGAATCCGCCGGGTTTATTGCGCCTGGAACCGCATTCCGAAGGACTAAGGGACCGGATCTGGTGGGGAGCTGCGTCGAACGCTACGGCTGTCTGGGCCGCTGAAAACGGCATGTACCTTCAAAGTTCTACCCTGAAATATGACGAAAGCGGCAAACCTTTCCATGTGCAACAGGCAGAGCAAATAAGGCTCTACAAAGAGGCGTGGAAAAAGGCAGGGCATCAGCGCGAGCCCAGGGTTTCCGTGAGCCGCTCTATATTTGCGCTGGTCAATGACCAGGACAGGTATTACTTCGGGCGGGAAGCTGACAGGACGGACAAGGTAGGGTATATTGAAAGTGACAGACGTGCTATTTTCGGAAGAAGTTATGCCGCGGAGCCCGACCAGCTGATAAAGGAATTAGCGAAAGACGAAGCGGTCCAGGAAGCGGACACACTGCTGTTAACGATACCGAATACATTAGGGGTGGATTATAACGTTCATGTGCTGTCTTCTATTTTAACGCATGTGGCGCCGGGATTGGGATGGCGTTAGAACGGAGGTAATCTTCCCGATAAAAAAAGGAATTGATCGTCAATTCCTTTTTTTATAATCTTCAGAAGGGGGTTCGAAATGTAGCATGAATCTGTTTAATAATTGAGCTTATCAGGGTATATTGATGGTATTCCGATATTTATGAAATTTAACTTCTTTAAAAAAATCCGGCCGGCTATCCCTGATTTCGAAGACCTAAAAAAGTCCCCGATAAAGGATTCTTATTTTTTCCGTACAAGGCCGTGGTTTCGGCTTAATAGCGACATGATAACAATCCAGGACTTTCAGGCTTCCCGTATGATCACCCTTGACCCCTGGCCTCAGATGATGACGTGATAGGCCTGTCAGAAACCCCCAGAGAGCCTGATCCGAAACATCATCTTCCGTTTAAATAATATAGCCGGTCCTTAAAGGTTGATTTTTAAAATATTGTTTTCAATTTGTTGATAATCAGCTTTTTGTTATTTAATTGTATATTTGAAATATTTACAAATATGTAAATAATTTACAAATAAGTAAATTGTTTTTTGTATTTTTGTAGAGAAATACTAAGAGCATGGAGATAGCTCAGTTTGAGGTAAAATTAAAGGAAGTGTTGACCAATTCACATTTGGTGGCTGTGATTGAGCCAATGACATTGGCGGATTTTAAAGTGGTGAAAAAGAGCCGGGAACAGTTCGATAAATTTAACTGGAACCAATATAGACAAAAAGAAGTCTACAAATTACGACTTAAAGAAGAAGATGTTATTTTAGGTCTGATGTGCTTGGTTGATCATACCGATGAAGCTACCGATGCGATTGAAATTGAGTTACTGGAGGTTTCGTCTGAAAATATAGGGAAGGGAAAAAGGCTGGATTGCATTGGAGGGTGTTTAATTGCATTTGCTTACAGGGAGTCATTTAAAAGAGGGCATGAGGGATGCGTTTTTTTAGTACCCAAGAGCTCTTTGTTAGATCATTATCCGGCTAAGTACGGATTTCAATATATCCCTGTTAAAACGGACAGAAGGCCAAACGGATTTATGATACTCTTTGAATCGGGTGCGAGAAAACTGATCAAAACTTACCTGGATGCAGCCTAATGGTCATTACGCGATGATCATCATTAACTTTAAATGTGCAGAAAAGAAAAATCGAGGATATGAAATCGTACAAGGAAATCGAAAAGAAGCATAGTCCGGAGGAAATAGCCGAATCACTCGTGTTTCCGGGACCTAAAGATCCTGTTAAGCGGGAAAAAATGCTGTCGGCATTAAGGGAAGTCAGAAAACAACAAAAAGAAAACCAATCTGAAGAGAGTAAGCTTATTTCGCAATTGCTTCAATTAAAATTTCTGATGGAGGACTATCTGAAAGCTGATTCCTTCAATAAGAATTTCTATTTCGGGTATTTCTTAAACGAGTATATTGCCCGTCTGGAAAAGAA encodes:
- a CDS encoding B12-binding domain-containing radical SAM protein; this translates as MSHSVFLITPPFTQLNTPYPATAYLKGFLNTKGISAFQADLGIEVTLALFSKQGLQQLFDSIKAEPPAELSENVARIIALQDDYVNTIDAVILFLQGRNPTLAHQISKRDFLPEASRFAQLDDLHWAFGSMGTQDRAKHLATMYLEDLSDLIMECVDPHFGFSRYAEKLSRSANSFDELYDALHEGYTYIDHILTDLLAARMETVQPSLVAISVPFPGNLYAAFRCGQWIKAHYPQVKIAMGGGFPNTELRSLSDPRVFEFIDFITLDDGEAPMENLFQYLQGQKTIGELKRTFLLQDGAVTYINNAACHDYKQSQVGTPDYSDLLLDQYVSAIEVVNPMHSLWSDGRWNKLTMAHGCYWGKCTFCDISLDYIRVYEPIAASMLCDRMETIIAQTGQNGFHFVDEAAPPALMRALALEIIRRKLTVTWWTNIRFEKSFTRDLCLLLKASGCIAVSGGLEVASDRLLGLIQKGITVAQVARVNRHFTEAGIMVHAYLMYGFPTQTAQETIDSLEMVRQMFAAGILQSAFWHQFTMTAHSPVGLEPARYNVQKESEVVGTFANNDIMHIDPTGADHESFSYGLKKSLLNFMHGACLDYPLQKWFDFKVPKTSVAPDFITKALTEEEAGSIKPTSKVVYLGKQPSMEVITKSKKGSTWEVASFTFQNKKEKMNISVPPSQGEWLAGMLAQVAVANPKTYTLQEIKDSYEAAGLEDFELFWDNKPVNTLYRSGLLKL
- a CDS encoding LLM class flavin-dependent oxidoreductase, giving the protein MKKIGFLSFGHWSNNAAYATRTAGDTLLQSIDLAVAAEEIGLDGAYFRVHHFAAQLASPFPLLAAIGARTSRIEIGTGVIDMRYENPLYMVEDAGAADLISEGRLQLGISRGSPEQVIDGWRYFGYELAEGETDADMGRRKALQFLDKLKGVGFAQPNPYPMFPNPPGLLRLEPHSEGLRDRIWWGAASNATAVWAAENGMYLQSSTLKYDESGKPFHVQQAEQIRLYKEAWKKAGHQREPRVSVSRSIFALVNDQDRYYFGREADRTDKVGYIESDRRAIFGRSYAAEPDQLIKELAKDEAVQEADTLLLTIPNTLGVDYNVHVLSSILTHVAPGLGWR
- a CDS encoding helix-turn-helix domain-containing protein, which codes for MKSYKEIEKKHSPEEIAESLVFPGPKDPVKREKMLSALREVRKQQKENQSEESKLISQLLQLKFLMEDYLKADSFNKNFYFGYFLNEYIARLEKKKKQFAQEIDVDPTELSQIINKHRKPTEKIIYRLEIHSNRNFPAIMWFKILEKERAYELLHDKSIVNNERSHVKQQLKFSLT